A window of Callospermophilus lateralis isolate mCalLat2 chromosome 17, mCalLat2.hap1, whole genome shotgun sequence contains these coding sequences:
- the LOC143388115 gene encoding regucalcin-like translates to MGLRKYGSPGDPGDPVGCVALHREGSYVVASGTCLGLLDWATGQVEWAAWLDRDKPHNRFNDGKMDPTGRFVAGTMPEASAPGVWEPGQGSLYTLYADRSVVRQLDQLGIPNGLDWSLDHHTLYHVDGLDYSVRSYDYDVQTGGLANPRLVCQLEPEQGMPDGLFMDTTGTLWVACIDGGRVIRMDAETGMRLCTLEMPVSRVTSCCFGGADYSNLYVTSAADSLSPEQLLREPQAGHVFKVLGLGVRGLVSCHFSG, encoded by the exons ATGGGCCTGAGGAAGTATGGGTCCCCTGGAGATCCAG GAGACCCCGTTGGATGTGTGGCTCTGCACCGAGAGGGCAGCTACGTGGTGGCCTCTGgcacctgccttggcctcctggacTGGGCGACGGGGCAGGTGGAGTGGGCGGCCTGGCTGGACAGGGACAAGCCCCACAACAGGTTCAACGACGGGAAGATGGACCCCACCGGGAGGTTTGTGGCAG GCACCATGCCAGAGGCGTCCGCCCCAGGAGTGTGGGAGCCGGGGCAGGGCTCCCTGTACACACTCTATGCTGACCGCTCCGTGGTCAGACAGCTGGACCAGCTGGGCATCCCCAACGGGCTGGACTGGTCCCTGGACCATCACACTCTCTACCACGTGGATGGCCTGGACTACTCTGTGCGGTCCTATGACTACGACGTGCAGACAGGAGGCCTGG CAAACCCACGACTGGTGTGCCAGCTGGAGCCAGAGCAAGGCATGCCAGATGGGCTGTTCATGGACACCACAGGGACACTCTGGGTGGCCTGCATTGATGGAGGCAGGGTGATCCGCATGGACGCTGAGACAG GGATGCGGCTGTGCACCCTGGAGATGCCAGTGTCCAGGGTGACGTCCTGCTGTTTCGGGGGGGCTGACTACTCCAACCTATACGTGACCTCTGCAGCGGACAGCCTGAGTCCAGAGCAGCTGTTGCGGGAGCCGCAGGCAGGACACGTCTTCAAG GTCCTGGGCCTGGGGGTGAGAGGCCTTGTATCCTGCCACTTCTCTGGCTGA